The Halomonas sp. KG2 genome segment GAAAGCCGTAAAGCGTTTCGACCCTAATCAAGGCGTTCGCTTGGTATCATTTGCTGTGCATTGGATCAAAGCGGAAATTCACGAGTTTGTGCTGCGCAATTGGCGTATTGTCAAAATTGCCACTACGAAAGCTCAGCGCAAGCTGTTTTTTAACCTGCGTAGCGCTAAAAAACGCTTAGCTTGGCTAAATAACGATGAAGTTAACGCGATTGCGGAAGACCTCAACGTAAAGCCAGAAGTAGTGCGCGATATGGAAGGACGTCTGTCGGCTTATGATGCGGGCTTCGATGCGTCGCCTAGCGACGACGAAGAGAGCACCTATCAAGCGCCGGCGTATTTTTTAGATGACGCTTCCGCTGATCCGGCAACGCTGCTGGAAGACAGCAACTTTGAGGAAGATTCAACGCGTCGCTTACAGCTAGCCTTGAAAGGCCTTGATGAGCGTTCGCGGGACATCTTGCAGCGTCGCTGGCTCACTGATAACAAAGCGACACTGCACGATCTGGCCGATGTTTATGGCGTCAGCGCTGAGCGCATTCGCCAGCTCGAAAAGAACGCGATGAAAAAGCTGCGCCAAAAAATGGGCGAAGCTATCGCTGCTTAATCACGTACACATATCGGTTAAGCATAAGATAAACGCCCCGAAGGCTCTGCCTTTGGGGCGTTTTTATTGGGCGTGGATGCTGTGTCAACGTTTTCTAAGCCGATTGTACGGCTGCTCGTAACAGCTGGCTGGACAGCAGCGCCCATTGGTCTTCCCAGTGCTCGGTTGGTAAACGCTTGAAATCACTGCGCACATACTGAGAAATACGCCCTTCAGCCTGAGCGATCAGCAGGTTGGCGGCTGCTGAAGCGGATATGCTAGTGCGTAGCCCCTCGCGCAGCTCAGCTTCCCGCAGTATCTGTTTTAACTGGGTTTCCATACGTTCAAACAGTTGGTGAACGCGCTGGCGCAGCCGAGCCGTTTCGCCAGTCAGTACATCGCCTCCCAGTACCCTGGCAAGCCCAGGGTTCTTTTCGGCAAAGCCGAGAAGCAAGGCCAAGATAGTGCCGCATCGAGACGCCGCATCGGGGATATCTTCTAGGATGCGGGTAATGCGCGCAAAGATGCTTTCTTCAATGAAGTCGATCAGCCCCTCAAACATGCGCGCTTTGCTGGGGAAATGCCGGTACAGCGCTGCTTCTGAGACACCAACCTGGCGGGCAAGCGCAGCGGTTGTGATGCGCTTGCCGCTATCCTCTTCCAACATAACGGCTAACGCTTGCAGGATTTGCTCGCGGCGGCGAGGTTTTTGTTCGTCACTCATGACGTTAGCACTCCGTCGCGGTTAACCTGCGTCAGTAATCAGGGTGCCTACCCCAGCATTGGTAAAGATTTCCAGCAAGACCGCATGGGGAACGCGGCCGTCGATAATGTGAGCGCTATTAACGCCGCCTTTTACCGCGTCTAGTGCACAGCGTATTTTGGGTAGCATACCACCGTAAATCGTGCCGTCGGCGATTAAGGCGTCAACTTGAGCAGTGGTTAGTCCCGTTAGCACCTCTCCTTCGCTGTTCATCAGGCCCGCGACGTTGGTCAATAGCATCAGTTTTTCAGCGTTGAGTGCCTCGGCCAGTTTGCCTGCCACCAAGTCGGCGTTGATGTTATAGCTGTGTCCCTCACCGTCAACGCCGATAGGTGCAATCACCGGAATGAAGTCTCTGGCGGCAAGCATCTCAATAAGGTCGGTGGAGATAGACTCCACTTCACCTACGTGGCCAATATCGATAATTTCCGGTGCGGTCATCTCAGGACTTTGGTGCTCTACTTTCAGTTGGCGAGCACGAATTTGCGCACCATCTTTGCCGGTTAAGCCAATGGCTTTGCCGCCGCTTTGATTGATCAGATTAACAATGCTTTTATTGACTAGGCCCCCTAGCACCATCTCCACGACATCCATGGTTTGGGAGTCGGTCACTCGCATGCCGTTCACAAAGCGCGATTCGATATTCAGTTTTTCCAGTAGGCTGCCGATTTGTGGCCCGCCCCCATGGACGACGACTGGGTTAATACCGACCTCTTTCATCAGCACGATGTTGCGCGCGAATGAGTCGATCAAGGTATCTTCAGTCATAGCGTTGCCGCCATATTTAACGACAACCGTTTTGCCCGAAAATTGCTGGATATAGGGGAGGGCTTCTGACAATACCTCTACAACGACCTGGGGGTCGCGGCTAGTTGAACTCATGACGTTGTCCCTTTTGATTTTTTCCGTCGCTACTTTTTTATCACGACCGTTATTACAGCACGAGCATTGGCTTTTTCATGCGGCGTGTTGTTTAACATTCTTATTGTGTCGCGCGTTCTCCTGGCGCGATCATTTTTCTTCTGTTCACCCTGTCGTATTTGCTTACATTATTGAGGTTCAGGGATCGTCAGTGCTGGCGAGATCTCTGCCAGGGCCTTGGCAAACCGCGCTTTTATTCGGCTAAGTGCTGCGGCATCGCTACCCTCAAAGCGCAGTACTAACGCAGGTGTGGTGTTGGAGGCTCGGCAAAGCCCCCAGCCATCGGCATAGTCCACGCGAATGCCATCAATTGTGGTTTTGATACCTTCGCCGAAGTCGCCCTCTCTAGCAAGCTTCTTGATGAGCACGAATTTTTCTTCATCGGCGACCGTGATATTAATTTCTGGCGTGCTGATATCTTGTGGAAATTGATCAAACAATTCATCAGCACTGCCGGTGTATCGCGCTAGAATCTCAAGCAAGCGGGCCGCGGCGTAGAGGCCGTCGTCAAATCCGTACCAGCGCTCCTTGAAGAAAATATGCCCGCTCATCTCACCGCCCAGCTCAGCACCTGTTTCCCGCATGCGTGCTTTGATCAGTGAATGCCCGGTCCGCCACATTTCCGGTTCGCCGCCAGCGTCGCTAATAACTCTTGCCAGGTTACCGGTGCACTTGATGTCGAAGATCACCTTGGCATCGGGGGTGCGCGACAGCATATCAGCTGCAAATACCATCAGTAGATGGTCAGGATAAATCATCCGGCCACTTGGTGTGACAACGCCTAAACGGTCGCCGTCGCCGTCAAAGGCCAAGCCAATATCGGCACCTGTTTCCTTAACGCTGTGGATCAAGTCGCGCAGGTTTTCAGGTTTACCTGGGTCGGGGTGATGGTTCGGGAAGTGCCCATCAATGTCGGCAAATAATGGGGTGGTTTTTACCCCCAGACGCTCGATAAGCTGCGGGCCAAGCTCTCCGGCAACCCCGTTGCCACAATCCACAACCGCGCTCAGTGGGCGTTCAATCTGGATGTCGCTAATAATTCTTTCCAGATACGCCGTGCGTAGGTCGTGCTGGCGAACGCTGCCTTGGCCGCTGGTGAGGTCGTTTGCTTGGATGCGCTCATAGAGGGCGGTGATAGCATCACCGGAGAGCGTTTCACCCGCTAAGACGATTTTGAAGCCGTTGTAGTCAGGTGGGTTGTGACTGCCGGTTAGCATTACCCCAGAACAGCTTTCAGGCAGTGTGTGGGTGGCGAAATAAAGCACGGGTGTAGGCACCATGCCGATATCGATAACGTCTCGTCCTGAGGCTGTTAGGCCACGAATCAGCGCTGCTTGTAGATGTGGCCCGGAAAGTCGTCCATCACGGGCAACAATGACCGTTTGCTCGCCCCGAGCGGCGGCTTCGGAACCAATGGCTTGGCCAATGAGTTCAGTAGTGGCCTCGCTCAGCGTATCGTCCACAATGCCGCGAATGTCGTAAGCACGAAATATCGACGCAGGTACGTTCATTGTCGCTCCTAGGTATGCGCTAAAACAGCGCTTGGCTTATTGGCTGCCTGTGCTGCCAAAACCACCGCTGCCGCGAGTGGAGTCTTCAAAGGCATCGACAAGTGTCAATTCCGCTTGCACGACAGGAACAACGACATACTGAGCGAGACGCTCAAAGGGCGATAACGTAAAGCTGCTTTGGCCACGGTTCCACACGGATACCATCAGTTCGCCCTGGTAATCAGAGTCGATGAGACCGACGAGATTGCCCAGCACGATACCGTGCTTATGACCTAGCCCCGAGCGAGGCAAGATCATGCCTGCCAAACCAGGATCTTCTATGTAAATGGCAAGGCCTGTTCGCACTAACTGGCAGTCACCAGGTGCAAGCACCAGTGGTTCATCTAGCAGTGCTCGCAAATCCATCCCCGCTGAGCCTGTTGTTGCATATGAGGGGAGGTAGTCGTGCAGGCGTTCATCCAATACTTTGCACTGCAAGCGTGGGCGAGAACCGCTCATGATAATTCTCCGGAGGATTGAGAGGGTAATTGAGAAGGTGGTTGAGATGGTCGTTGAGAAGGCAATAGTGATAGTGCGTGACGAATAATTAGCGCGGCTAGCTGGGTTTTAGGCTGGGGTGGGGCTTCCCGTTGTTTGGTTCCCGTCGCAGAGCGCCAAAGCAGCAGAGCGGCATTGTTATCGCTGCCAAAACCGAGCCCCTGCTGGGAAACGTCGTTGGCCACAATCATATCTAACCCTTTGCGGGTCAATTTGTCTTCCGCATAGCGTGCGACATCCTGAGTCTCGGCGGCGAAGCCCACCACAAAAGGGCGTTGGTCAGTAGGCAGCGCGGAAACATCGGCAATAATGTCAGGATTCTTGACCAGCGTAAGCGTTAGCGTATCGCTGTCGTCGGTTTTTTTGATTTTGTGCTCGGCAGCGCTGGCAGCGCGGTAGTCAGCGACCGCAGCACAGCCAATAAATAGGTCAGCATGGGGTGCGAGTGTTAACGCTTCGTGATGCATTTGTGCAGCGCTTTCCACATCAATCCGCTCAACGCCGAGAGGAGTGGGTAGATTAACTGGGCCGCTTATCAGGGTTACTCGTGCTCCCTGAGCCGCCGCTTCAGCGGCGAGTGCGTAACCCATTTTTCCTGAGCTGTGATTGGATAGATAGCGCACGGGGTCTAGCGCCTCGCGGGTGGGACCCGCAGTAATCACTACGTGCGGCGCAGAGGCTGGCGCGGGTAATGTTGCAGCAGAAGCAAAGTGCTGTGCTAAGCAATCAACAATAACCTCGGGTTCGCTCATTCGCCCAGGGCCGACGTCGCCACACGCTTGGTCGCCTGCTGCTGGCCCTATCAGCTGCCAGCCATCGTTGGCTAGCTGAGAGACATTGCGTTGGGTTGCAGGGTGTCGCCACATGGCCTGATTCATGGCCGGTGCAATCAGCTTGGGTGCTTCACAGGCTAGGCACAGAGTGGTTAGCAAGTCGTCAGCCATGCCATGTACCAATCGGGCGATCAAATCAGCCGTTGCTGGGGCAATCAATACGGCATCTGCCCAGCGGGCTAACTCAATATGCCCCATGCCAGCCTCTGCTTCAGGATCAAGCAGCGAAGTGCGTACCGGCTCCCCTGAAAGCGCCTGAAGCGTTAACGGCGTGATAAACGCTTGAGCACCCTCGGTCATTACCACGCGAACCTCACAGCCAGCTTGCTTGAGTAACCGAACAATCAGCGCGCTTTTATAAGCTGCAATGCCGGCGCTAATACCAAGCAGCAGGCGCTTGCCAGCAAGCGACGTTAACGGGGATGGCGATAATAAGGCCATGATGGGTAGTCCCATGTAGCGTTTGTTAAAGGTGAGTACCATACCATTTGACGGGTTATTTTGGCATGCTCAAGCAGCGGTTGGAAAAGCCAGTTTGGGTGGGCGCAGTAGCAAACGCGGACGGCGCTATCAGGGGTGGGCAAGGAGGCGGCGATGGGAATTAATCACTGGCCGGAAGGTGAGCGGCCACGCGAGAAGTTATTGAACATGGGTGTGCAGGCGCTTTCTGACGCTGAGCTACTTGCTATTTTTCTGCGGGTGGGCGTTCAGGGGCGCTCTGCGGTGGATTTGGCGCGGGACCTGTTGGCCAGTTTTGGTGGTTTGAGGCAGCTCTTGGAGGCAGATCAGGATCAGTTTTGTGCGGCTCGAGGGCTTGGTAGTGCGAAATTTGCCCAGCTTCAGGCGACCCTGGAGCTTTCCAGGCGTCATTTGGCGAGCCAGCTTGCCCGTGGCAATGCGCTAACATCGCCGGCGCTTGTGCGTCATTACTTAAGCTCCCAGCTGCGTCATCTGGGTCATGAAGAGTTTGCCGTGCTTTTTTTAGATACACAGCATCGAATTATTCGCTATGAATCCCTGTTTCGCGGTACCCTAGACAGCGCATCCGTTTACCCCCGCGAAGTAGCCAAGCGTGCGCTTGAATTACACGCTGGTGCTGTCATCCTGGCTCACAACCACCCATCGGGTGTTGCTGAACCAAGCGATGCTGATCGACGTATTACTGAACGTCTAAAAGATGCCCTTGCACTCTTCGATGTGCGAGTGCTTGATCATTTCGTGGTGGGGGACGGTAACGTGGTTTCGTTTGCCGAGCGCGGTTGGCTATAGCAATTAATGAAAACGGTGCGACGACAAAATCTCGTCGTTTACCTAAGTAAATTGTCCAAAAGATGCCTTTTTTGGCATTTTGGGGCGTTTTTGCTTGCTGGTAGCCGGGTGCTCTGGTATAAAGTGCCACCTTTAAACTTGGGTTGAATAACGGATTTGGGTACAGCTAGGCAGTTAACTGCGTCGACTCCCTCCCTGCTCCGGTTTGCCCGACAGTTTTGAACAACTCGCCAAGCGGTTGGAGGCTCTCATGTCCAAAGTATGTCAGGTTACCGGCAAGCGTCCGGTAACTGGTAATAACGTTTCTCACTCCCAGCGTAAGACACGTCGTCGTTTCTTGCCGAACCTGCACACCCATCGTTTTTGGGTTGAATCTGAAAACCGCTTCGTCAAGCTGCGCGTTTCCTCTAAAGGAATGCGTATCATCGACAAGAAAGGTATCGAAACGGTTCTGGCTGATATCCGCAAACGCGGCGACGCCATCTAAGCTAGCATTTTGGGAGAGTTAAACCATGCGCGATAAGATCAAGCTGGTGTCTAGTGCCGGTACAGGCCACTTCTACACCACTGATAAGAACAAGCGGAATACACCGGATAAGTTCGAATTCAAGAAATACGACCCGGTCGTCCGTAAGCACGTTATCTACAAGGAAGCTAAGATCAAGTAATCGCGATTACAATGATCGGCTTTCACCGCAGGCGAGTGCCTGTTGAAAAACCCGGCCCTAAGCCGGGTTTTTGCATGCCCGGTATTTAGCCGCTTACTTTGTAGGTGGGCGGTATCTGTCCCTAAGCTTCGGCACCGCTTAGGCGACAGAATGGTTGTCACGGTGCTGTCATCATAGACTTTCATCATGCCCGAATTGCCTGAAGTTGAAACGACGCGACGCGGCATTGCCCCCTATTTAGAAGGGCAGGAGATCACCGAGGTGCTGGTGCGTCAGACCCGGTTACGCGTGCCGGTGCCCGAGGATCTAGCCGAGCGGCTAGTAGGCGCTCGGGTTGGCGTATTAAAGCGCCGCGCTAAGTACCTACAAATTCCCGTGGCGACTCTCGAAGGTGAGGCCACGCTGTTGTGGCATCTGGGCATGTCGGGCAGCCTCAGGATTGCAAACGTCGGCGATTTGCCTAAAAAGCATGATCATGTTGACGTGGTGACGGCCAAGGGGCATGTGCTGCGCTACCATGACCCGCGCCGCTTTGGTTTTGTTGACTGGCAGCAGGGCGATGGCAGTTTGGATACGCGCCTTGCGCACCTTGGTCCTGAGCCGTTGGATGACGCGTTTAACGGTCGCTGGCTCTATAACGCATCGCGTAATAAACGCGTTGCGGTAAAGCCTTTTTTAATGGATAACCGCGTGGTGGTCGGTGCGGGTAATATTTACGCTGCCGAAGCGCTATTTATGGCGGGCATTGATCCCCGGCGTGCTGCTGGGAAAATTTCCCTGGCCCGTTACCAGCAGCTAGCCGCGGCGGTTAAAGAGGTGCTGGCAGCAGCGATTACCCAAGGTGGCACCACGCTGCGGGATTTTGTCAGTGGGCAGGGCGAGCCAGGTTACTTTGCCCAGCAACTGAATGTATATGGGCGCCATGGGCAGCCTTGCCTGCGCTGTGGCGTTGAGCTGCGTCGTATCACTCTAGGCCAGCGGGCCAGCGTGTTTTGTCCTGGTTGCCAGCGTTAGCGGCCGCTCTTTGATATTAACTGTTTTGCCTATGCTTTCAGAGTCTATGTGCTTTGTAAGATTGCTCTTTTGGAGATTGTTGTGACTCAACGCCTGCGCCTGAATAAAAATGCCGATCGCCGCCTGAAAGCGGGCCATCTGTGGATCTACTCTAATGAGGTAGATATCAAAGAGACGCCACTAAAAAACTTTGCGGCTGGAGAGCCTGCGTTAGTTGAGGCTTCCAATGGCAAGACCCTTGGCGTCGCTTACATTAATCCGCACTCGCTGATTTGTGGTCGGGTGATGTCGCGTGATCCAGAGATGCGCCTAGATCGCTCGTTATTCGTACACCGCTTCAACCAAGCGCTGGCGCTGCGTGAGCGTCTGTTCGATAAGCCTTTTTACCGTTTGATTCACGGTGAAGGTGATCTGTTGCCAGGCTTGGTGATCGACCGCTTCGGCGATGTGCTGGTGGTGCAGTTGAATACTGCGGGCATGCAAGCGTTGGCGGAAGATATCGTTGATGCACTGGAAAAAGTCGTTAAACCTAACGCCATTGTGTTCCGCAATGATACCGGCGGCCGCCGCCAGGAAGGTCTTGAAGCCCACGTCGAAGTGGTAAAGGGCACGCTTCCTGATGAGGTTCTGCTGGAAGAGAATGGGGTTACCTTTGCGGTGCCTGTGCTGAATGGCCAAAAGACAGGGTGGTTCTACGACCATCGCGTCAACCGCGCATGGCTGAACAGCCAAGTGGCGGGCAAGCGCGTGCTGGATGTATTCAGTTACGTGGGCGGTTGGGGTGTTCAGGCGGCTGCGAGCGGTGCCTCGGAAGTGTTGTGTGTTGATGCTTCTGCCCCAGCGCTGGATCAGGTGGCACGCAATGCTGAGCTAAATGGTGTGCAGGAGCAAGTTGCGGTAGCCGAAGGCGATGCCTTTGAAGCGTTAGCGGCATTGAAAGCTGACGGCGAGCAGTTCGATGTGATCATTCTTGATCCGCCTGCGTTTATCAAAAAGCGCAAGGATATCCCTAATGGTGAGCGCGCTTACGCACGACTAAACCGTGAAGCGATGCGGCTATTGGGCCGCGATGGCTTGCTGTTGTCGGCCTCGTGTTCTATGCACCTCGCGCCTGAACGTTTGGTGGATGTGGTTCGTGGTGCTGTTCGCCACCAAGACCGTCATGGCCAGGTGATTTTTCAGGGGCATCAGGGTCCCGATCACCCTGTTCATCCGGCTATCCCGGAAACCTCGTACCTGAAGGCACTGGGCGTGCGGGTATTCCGCGACTAAGCCAAGGATGCTGCTTGAAGAACATTGGCAAGACAAAAAAATAGCATCAAGGAGTAACCACAAGGAGTTGCATTATGGAGTGGGCACTACCAGATCCTTTTGTGATCGACCTTCAGGTGACGCCGGAGGCCATTGACGCTTACCAGCATGTCAATAACAGCGAGTATTTGCGCTGGGTTGAGCAGATCAGTTGGGCCCACTCCGAAGCCTTGGGGCTATCCCTTGAGCGCTATCAGTCCCTTGACCGTGCCATGGTCGTTCATCGTCATGAGCTGGACTATCTGGCTCCCGCCTTTGTCGATGATAAGTTGCAACTGGCGACATGGATTGTTGTCTGCGATGGCCGTTTTAGTTTGACCCGCCGGTTTCAGCTTAAGCGTGCGGAGAATGGCAAAACACTGCTAAATGCCCGCACCAGGTTTGCCTGTGTGGCGCTTAGCAGTGGGCGGCCCACGCGGCTGCCTGATGAGTACCAGCGCATTTACGGGGGTGCGGTGGTGGCGGAGTAGCTAATGCTGAAATGCCGTCGATTTTTTTGCTGATTTTCGTTAAACGCTAGATTCTTCTCCCAAAAAACGCCTTAGCCGGCGTTTTTTTTGTTTTTCTTGCTTGGGGTGGTGGTTAGTGCCAGCTGTGCTGTAATTTGCTTAATAGCGCTTATTGATGGCCTGGCTCTAACGGTTAGATGGTAAAGATAGATAGTAAAGATGAGGCTCTGACGATCTAGCAGTTGAGACTTAGCCGTTGAGATTTAGCACTAACAATCAATAGAGAAGGAAAACGCTAATGAAAATCGCCGTCCCAAAAGAGATCAAAAACCACGAGTATCGGGTGGCACTCACTCCGACAGGTGCACGGGAGCTAGTAGGGCGTGGCCACTCGGTAAGCGTGCAGGCAGCTGCAGGAGAGGGAGCCGGATTTAGCGACAGCGACTACGAAGCCGCAGGCGCCCAGGTGGAAGCTAATGTAGATGCGTTGTGGCAAAGCGCCGAACTGATTCTCAAAGTAAAAGAACCTCAAGCCGAAGAAGTGGCGCGTCTAACTGCTAACCAAACGCTGTTCACCTATTTGCACTTGGCTGCTGAGGAAAAATTAACGCAAGGGCTGATGGCCAGCGGTGCTACCTGCATTGCCTATGAAACCATCATCGATGCAAAAGGTGGGCTACCGCTGCTCGCGCCGATGAGCACGGTCGCTGGGCGCATGGCCGTTCAAGCGGGCGCGCATAGCTTGGAGAAAGCCCAGGGTGGCTCCGGCGTACTATTGCCCGGTGTGCCAGGCGTTGCGCCGGGTAAAGTTACCGTGATTGGCGGTGGTGTGGTCGGCGAAAACGCCGCCCGTATGGCGTTAGGGTTGGGAGCCGAGGTGACCATTCTGGACAAGTCGATCGCTCGTTTAGAGGTGCTTGACGACCGTTACCAGGGGCGCATCAAAACTGTCTACTCAACGGCAGACGCCCTTGATCAGGCAGTTAAAGAGTCCGATATGATCATTGGCGCCGTACTTATCCCCGGAGCCGCTGCTCCC includes the following:
- the rpoH gene encoding RNA polymerase sigma factor RpoH codes for the protein MSTSLLPVGQLSPGHDLGGYIQAVNGIPVLSVDEERELAFRLHDEGDLEAARRLVLSHLRFVVHIARSYSGYGLPQADLIQEGNVGLMKAVKRFDPNQGVRLVSFAVHWIKAEIHEFVLRNWRIVKIATTKAQRKLFFNLRSAKKRLAWLNNDEVNAIAEDLNVKPEVVRDMEGRLSAYDAGFDASPSDDEESTYQAPAYFLDDASADPATLLEDSNFEEDSTRRLQLALKGLDERSRDILQRRWLTDNKATLHDLADVYGVSAERIRQLEKNAMKKLRQKMGEAIAA
- the slmA gene encoding nucleoid occlusion factor SlmA, with the translated sequence MSDEQKPRRREQILQALAVMLEEDSGKRITTAALARQVGVSEAALYRHFPSKARMFEGLIDFIEESIFARITRILEDIPDAASRCGTILALLLGFAEKNPGLARVLGGDVLTGETARLRQRVHQLFERMETQLKQILREAELREGLRTSISASAAANLLIAQAEGRISQYVRSDFKRLPTEHWEDQWALLSSQLLRAAVQSA
- the argB gene encoding acetylglutamate kinase; the protein is MSSTSRDPQVVVEVLSEALPYIQQFSGKTVVVKYGGNAMTEDTLIDSFARNIVLMKEVGINPVVVHGGGPQIGSLLEKLNIESRFVNGMRVTDSQTMDVVEMVLGGLVNKSIVNLINQSGGKAIGLTGKDGAQIRARQLKVEHQSPEMTAPEIIDIGHVGEVESISTDLIEMLAARDFIPVIAPIGVDGEGHSYNINADLVAGKLAEALNAEKLMLLTNVAGLMNSEGEVLTGLTTAQVDALIADGTIYGGMLPKIRCALDAVKGGVNSAHIIDGRVPHAVLLEIFTNAGVGTLITDAG
- a CDS encoding phosphomannomutase/phosphoglucomutase, whose translation is MNVPASIFRAYDIRGIVDDTLSEATTELIGQAIGSEAAARGEQTVIVARDGRLSGPHLQAALIRGLTASGRDVIDIGMVPTPVLYFATHTLPESCSGVMLTGSHNPPDYNGFKIVLAGETLSGDAITALYERIQANDLTSGQGSVRQHDLRTAYLERIISDIQIERPLSAVVDCGNGVAGELGPQLIERLGVKTTPLFADIDGHFPNHHPDPGKPENLRDLIHSVKETGADIGLAFDGDGDRLGVVTPSGRMIYPDHLLMVFAADMLSRTPDAKVIFDIKCTGNLARVISDAGGEPEMWRTGHSLIKARMRETGAELGGEMSGHIFFKERWYGFDDGLYAAARLLEILARYTGSADELFDQFPQDISTPEINITVADEEKFVLIKKLAREGDFGEGIKTTIDGIRVDYADGWGLCRASNTTPALVLRFEGSDAAALSRIKARFAKALAEISPALTIPEPQ
- the dut gene encoding dUTP diphosphatase, translating into MSGSRPRLQCKVLDERLHDYLPSYATTGSAGMDLRALLDEPLVLAPGDCQLVRTGLAIYIEDPGLAGMILPRSGLGHKHGIVLGNLVGLIDSDYQGELMVSVWNRGQSSFTLSPFERLAQYVVVPVVQAELTLVDAFEDSTRGSGGFGSTGSQ
- the coaBC gene encoding bifunctional phosphopantothenoylcysteine decarboxylase/phosphopantothenate--cysteine ligase CoaBC, whose translation is MALLSPSPLTSLAGKRLLLGISAGIAAYKSALIVRLLKQAGCEVRVVMTEGAQAFITPLTLQALSGEPVRTSLLDPEAEAGMGHIELARWADAVLIAPATADLIARLVHGMADDLLTTLCLACEAPKLIAPAMNQAMWRHPATQRNVSQLANDGWQLIGPAAGDQACGDVGPGRMSEPEVIVDCLAQHFASAATLPAPASAPHVVITAGPTREALDPVRYLSNHSSGKMGYALAAEAAAQGARVTLISGPVNLPTPLGVERIDVESAAQMHHEALTLAPHADLFIGCAAVADYRAASAAEHKIKKTDDSDTLTLTLVKNPDIIADVSALPTDQRPFVVGFAAETQDVARYAEDKLTRKGLDMIVANDVSQQGLGFGSDNNAALLLWRSATGTKQREAPPQPKTQLAALIIRHALSLLPSQRPSQPPSQLPSQSSGELS
- the radC gene encoding DNA repair protein RadC — its product is MGINHWPEGERPREKLLNMGVQALSDAELLAIFLRVGVQGRSAVDLARDLLASFGGLRQLLEADQDQFCAARGLGSAKFAQLQATLELSRRHLASQLARGNALTSPALVRHYLSSQLRHLGHEEFAVLFLDTQHRIIRYESLFRGTLDSASVYPREVAKRALELHAGAVILAHNHPSGVAEPSDADRRITERLKDALALFDVRVLDHFVVGDGNVVSFAERGWL
- the rpmB gene encoding 50S ribosomal protein L28, whose translation is MSKVCQVTGKRPVTGNNVSHSQRKTRRRFLPNLHTHRFWVESENRFVKLRVSSKGMRIIDKKGIETVLADIRKRGDAI
- the rpmG gene encoding 50S ribosomal protein L33: MRDKIKLVSSAGTGHFYTTDKNKRNTPDKFEFKKYDPVVRKHVIYKEAKIK
- the mutM gene encoding bifunctional DNA-formamidopyrimidine glycosylase/DNA-(apurinic or apyrimidinic site) lyase → MPELPEVETTRRGIAPYLEGQEITEVLVRQTRLRVPVPEDLAERLVGARVGVLKRRAKYLQIPVATLEGEATLLWHLGMSGSLRIANVGDLPKKHDHVDVVTAKGHVLRYHDPRRFGFVDWQQGDGSLDTRLAHLGPEPLDDAFNGRWLYNASRNKRVAVKPFLMDNRVVVGAGNIYAAEALFMAGIDPRRAAGKISLARYQQLAAAVKEVLAAAITQGGTTLRDFVSGQGEPGYFAQQLNVYGRHGQPCLRCGVELRRITLGQRASVFCPGCQR
- a CDS encoding class I SAM-dependent rRNA methyltransferase, whose protein sequence is MTQRLRLNKNADRRLKAGHLWIYSNEVDIKETPLKNFAAGEPALVEASNGKTLGVAYINPHSLICGRVMSRDPEMRLDRSLFVHRFNQALALRERLFDKPFYRLIHGEGDLLPGLVIDRFGDVLVVQLNTAGMQALAEDIVDALEKVVKPNAIVFRNDTGGRRQEGLEAHVEVVKGTLPDEVLLEENGVTFAVPVLNGQKTGWFYDHRVNRAWLNSQVAGKRVLDVFSYVGGWGVQAAASGASEVLCVDASAPALDQVARNAELNGVQEQVAVAEGDAFEALAALKADGEQFDVIILDPPAFIKKRKDIPNGERAYARLNREAMRLLGRDGLLLSASCSMHLAPERLVDVVRGAVRHQDRHGQVIFQGHQGPDHPVHPAIPETSYLKALGVRVFRD
- a CDS encoding acyl-CoA thioesterase; translation: MEWALPDPFVIDLQVTPEAIDAYQHVNNSEYLRWVEQISWAHSEALGLSLERYQSLDRAMVVHRHELDYLAPAFVDDKLQLATWIVVCDGRFSLTRRFQLKRAENGKTLLNARTRFACVALSSGRPTRLPDEYQRIYGGAVVAE
- the ald gene encoding alanine dehydrogenase; the encoded protein is MKIAVPKEIKNHEYRVALTPTGARELVGRGHSVSVQAAAGEGAGFSDSDYEAAGAQVEANVDALWQSAELILKVKEPQAEEVARLTANQTLFTYLHLAAEEKLTQGLMASGATCIAYETIIDAKGGLPLLAPMSTVAGRMAVQAGAHSLEKAQGGSGVLLPGVPGVAPGKVTVIGGGVVGENAARMALGLGAEVTILDKSIARLEVLDDRYQGRIKTVYSTADALDQAVKESDMIIGAVLIPGAAAPKLITRAMLADMKPGSVLVDVAIDQGGCFETSKPTTHAEPTYIVDGIVHYCVANMPGAVARTSTLGLTNATLPFVLALADKGWQQALKDDPHFLPGLNVHNGQVTYQAVADAFGLKSIDPASAVA